A region of Phalacrocorax carbo chromosome 7, bPhaCar2.1, whole genome shotgun sequence DNA encodes the following proteins:
- the PXYLP1 gene encoding 2-phosphoxylose phosphatase 1 codes for MLFRNRFLFLLALAALLAFLSLSLQFLHLIPVNPIRDGGLNPKSRKRIMPDLLTEPPAIDPVYEARVYCNIPTIPERSMEGNAPHYFKLVSVQVLIRHGDRYPLYAIPKTKRPDIDCMLLPSRKPSHPQLEAFIKHMSKGSAAKMDGSLSTLPRYPSHSSCEMGELTQTGVVQHLRNGQLLREIYINKHKLLLSDWTAKQLYLETTGKSRTLQSALALLYAFLPDFDWKKINLRHQWSTIFCSGSCDCPMRNHYLEEEQHRQYSLRVKNNDLEKVYVDMAKIVGIPTRQLRASNPIDSLLCYFCHNVSFPCTKTGCIGMEHFKVIKRHQLEDERERQDKKLYFLYALLATHPLLNQTVNRLQRIAEGKKEEVFVLYSAHDVTLSPVLSALGVTEARFPRFAARLIFELWQDGKRPKEHFIRILYNGADVTFQTSFCKDYYKHSSKPMCPLEKFVNFVKRDMFLVFNSTNYYDACRRRPL; via the exons TACATTTAATCCCAGTAAACCCCATCAGGGACGGTGGTTTGAATCCTAAAAGCCGAAAGAGAATAATGCCTGATTTGCTGACTGAGCCTCCTGCAATAGATCCTGTTTATGAAGCTCGTGTTTACTGCAATATTCCCACCATTCCTGAACGCAGCATGGAAG GTAACGCACCTCATTATTTTAAACTAGTGTCAGTTCAAGTGTTGATTCGGCATGGCGATAGGTATCCACTATATGCCATTCCCAAGACAAAGAGACCTGACATTGACTGTATGTTGCTGCCTAGCAG GAAACCTTCTCATCCTCAGCTTGAAGCTTTCATTAAACATATGTCCAAAGGGTCTGCAGCAAAAATGGATGGTTCCCTAAGCACCCTGCCTCGTTACCCTAGTCATTCTTCCTGCGAAATGGGAGAGCTTACACAGACAG GGGTTGTACAACACTTGCGAAATGGACAACTATTACGagaaatttatataaataaacatAAACTGCTTCTGAGTGACTGGACAGCAAAACAGCTCTACTTGGAGACAACAGGAAAAAGTCGAACCCTGCAGAGTGCGCTGGCGCTGCTATATGCTTTTTTGCCAGACTTtgactggaagaaaattaacttgagGCATCAGTGGAGCACCATTTTTTGCTCTGGAAGCTGCGACTGTCCTATGCGAAACCACTACCTAGAAGAAGAACAACACAGACAGTACAGTTTACGGGTGAAAAACAATGATTTGGAGAAAGTATACGTGGATATGGCAAAGATTGTGGGAATTCCTACCAGGCAGTTGAGAGCTTCTAACCCAATAGATTCTCTCTTGTGCTATTTTTGCCACAATGTCAGTTTTCCGTGTACCAAAACTGGCTGCATTGGCATGGAACACTTCAAAGTAATCAAAAGACATCAGTTGGAGGATGAGAGAGAAAGACAGGACAAGAAACTTTATTTCTTGTATGCACTATTGGCTACTCATCCTCTCCTCAACCAGACTGTTAATCGGCTGCAGCGTATTGCAGAAGGCAAGAAAGAAGAAGTATTTGTTCTTTACTCTGCACATGATGTCACCTTGTCACCTGTTCTTAGTGCCTTGGGCGTTACAGAGGCCAGATTTCCAAGATTTGCTGCCAGATTAATTTTTGAGCTGTGGCAGGATGGGAAGAGACCCAAAGAACACTTTATCCGCATCCTGTATAATGGCGCTGATGTCACATTCCAGACCTCGTTTTGCAAGGATTATTATAAACATTCCAGCAAGCCAATGTGCCCACTAGAAAAATTTGTTAACTTTGTCAAGAGGGATATGTTCTTAGTTTTTAACAGCACTAATTATTATGATGCATGTCGTAGAAGACCACTGTAG